One Microplitis demolitor isolate Queensland-Clemson2020A chromosome 2, iyMicDemo2.1a, whole genome shotgun sequence DNA segment encodes these proteins:
- the LOC103579778 gene encoding THO complex subunit 6 homolog, translating into MPESLNNKLFYNTVLCQSFSPSGKHLAAGNIYGDISIYDLSKSLTPITEENDLPGPSYKFTAHPEQHVQTMLSTDNFLVTGAAGEISGWDWNVVTSSKASKIKVSWTVQIPADKDSSEKSDVNYMVYSNDKHYLYAGCGDKKIYVINLDNGKILKALEGHENYIHCLALMNNQLASAGEDGSVRLWDLRTYENTSILKPHLVDKVARPKLGKWIGAVDFTEDWLLCGGGPNLSLWHLRTMEPATIFDLPDQGIHEAKIFEERVIAGGTMPFVYHLNYQGETLAEVPTSSNTVYSIVYQEKPHKVLSIAGSSNKIDICTNFNYRELVFKFA; encoded by the exons ATGCcggaaagtttaaataataaattattttacaacacAGTTCTCTGTCAATCATTTTCTCCATCAGGAAAACATTTAGCTGCTGGGAATATTTATggagatatttcaatatatga tttaTCAAAATCATTGACTCCAATAactgaagaaaatgatttacCAGGACcttcatataaatttacagcACATCCAGAGCAACATGTACAGACAATGTTAtcaactgataattttttggtcACCGGAGCTGCTGGAGAAATATCCGGGTGGGATTGGAACGTCGTTACATCCAGCAaagcttcaaaaataaaagtttcttGGACTGTGCAGATTCCTGCTgacaa agACAGTTCAGAAAAATCCGATGTTAATTACATGGTTTATTCAAATGACAAACATTATTTGTATGCTGGATGCGGtgacaagaaaatttatgttattaatttgGACAATGGCAAGATCTTGAAGGCATTAGAAGGTCATGAGAATTACATTCATTGTCTAGCATTaat gAACAACCAATTGGCGAGTGCCGGTGAAGATGGATCAGTCCGTCTCTGGGATTTACGAACATACGAGAATACGAGTATATTGAAGCCGCATTTAGTCGACAAGGTCGCGAGACCCAAGCTCGGAAAGTGGATTGGCGCCGTAGACTTTACCGAAGACTGGCtg CTCTGCGGAGGTGGTCCGAACCTTTCACTCTGGCACCTTCGCACCATGGAACCCGCGACTATTTTTGACTTACCCGACCAGGGGATTCACGAGGCTAAAATTTTCGAGGAGCGCGTCATTGCTGGAGGCACAATGCCGTTTGTTTATCACCTGAATTATCAAGGAGAGACACTGGCTGAGGTACCCACTTCTAGTAACACCGTCTACAGTATCGTCTATCAAGAAAAACCCCACAAAGTTCTCAGCATCGCCGGTTCCAGCAACAAAATTGACATCTGCACCAACTTTAATTACCGGGAATTAGTATTTAAGTTTGCGTGA
- the LOC103579780 gene encoding histone H3 isoform X2, translating into MVRRKSNTPSSKRSSNSSKQRKSNRTEVVVNKNRRVRNGVRALQEIRYLRRSTKLLIPKLPFSRLVREIMHELFPRQGIDRALEFWEK; encoded by the exons atggtgCGGAGAAAATCTAACACTCCCAG cTCCAAAAGATCGTCGAATTCATCAAAGCAACGGAAATCTAATCGA acaGAAGTTGTCGTTAATAAAAATCGTAGAGTAAGAAATGGAGTACGCGCACTACAAGAAATAAGATATTTAAGAAGATCAACAAAATTACTGATACCTAAGTTACCATTTTCAAGGCTAGTACGTGAAATTATGCACGAACTTTTTCCAAGGCAAGGTATCGATAg ggcTCTGGAATTTTGGGAGAAGTAG
- the LOC103579780 gene encoding uncharacterized protein LOC103579780 isoform X1 produces the protein MVRRKSNTPSSKRSSNSSKQRKSNRTEVVVNKNRRVRNGVRALQEIRYLRRSTKLLIPKLPFSRLVREIMHELFPRQGIDRMQATALEALQEATEMYLVQFFEDAVLLAYHCKRVTLMHRDMILMRRLRGRDDIINK, from the exons atggtgCGGAGAAAATCTAACACTCCCAG cTCCAAAAGATCGTCGAATTCATCAAAGCAACGGAAATCTAATCGA acaGAAGTTGTCGTTAATAAAAATCGTAGAGTAAGAAATGGAGTACGCGCACTACAAGAAATAAGATATTTAAGAAGATCAACAAAATTACTGATACCTAAGTTACCATTTTCAAGGCTAGTACGTGAAATTATGCACGAACTTTTTCCAAGGCAAGGTATCGATAg aATGCAAGCGACAGCACTCGAAGCACTTCAAGAAGCGACGGAAATGTATCtcgtgcaattttttgaagacGCTGTTTTACTAGCGTATCATTGCAAAAGAGTAACTTTGATGCACAGAGACATGATACTTATGCGAAGGCTCCGTGGACGCgatgatataattaataaatga
- the LOC128668986 gene encoding uncharacterized protein LOC128668986 encodes MPSTPSRKFIYTNPGKSPEPKRPARHPSLSSTRSRSLELLDQPEKIIKRLTDKSEPSARPRSRSLDDFLDDNQSPVPVPESLQEPSDEKAKVEPSPVTPTLPVPRPRTKSIKLEVNKLSNKFDYPTRQLSLDCEITKSKVTDCCDIKGHGDKDIDIKNNNNNSNNDKCTLAKSKSCGAGLDESESISSNEFKDNVVQGSLQSLQSDLDKRKNNFMNKCVSKMRSLIKKEK; translated from the coding sequence ATGCCGTCAACTCCAtcacgtaaatttatttacacaaatCCCGGAAAAAGTCCAGAGCCCAAGAGACCAGCGAGACATCCGTCGTTATCATCGACACGATCGCGCTCGCTGGAACTTCTGGATCAgccggaaaaaataattaagagacTGACAGATAAATCAGAGCCTTCAGCGAGACCGCGGTCACGTAGTCTCGATGATTTTCTTGATGACAATCAATCACCTGTACCAGTACCGGAATCTCTGCAAGAACCAAGTGACGAAAAAGCTAAAGTTGAACCGAGTCCAGTTACTCCTACGTTACCAGTGCCGCGGCCAAGGACTAAGTCAATTAAACTcgaagttaataaattaagtaataaatttgattatccAACAAGACAACTGTCTTTGGATTGTGAAATAACTAAAAGTAAAGTAACTGATTGCTGTGATATAAAAGGACACGGTGATAAAgacattgatattaaaaataataataataatagtaataatgataagtgTACTCTAGCTAAATCTAAAAGCTGTGGAGCGGGATTAGATGAAAGTGAATCGATATcttcaaatgaatttaaagataACGTTGTCCAGGGGTCACTCCAATCACTCCAAAGTGATTTGGATaaacgtaaaaataattttatgaacaaATGCGTTAGCAAAATGAGGTCGctcattaaaaaagaaaaatga